One genomic window of Mercenaria mercenaria strain notata chromosome 2, MADL_Memer_1, whole genome shotgun sequence includes the following:
- the LOC123564905 gene encoding uncharacterized protein LOC123564905 — protein MYSMNHILLVSCLAVFGGHVDGAYKVCNKETVDPAWNKCDETYFVSQVKDEASMKKMCKRVECLVKCKKDAVGDCDKREEFREYLFMYDPEMWKVYYRFTCSNLESVMQLFDRGCVQKTVCDTGSIGKNFNPAEKDKKVLCSSFEAMRKCVSMGPGGTCTAAGAKFHEDIRKIGYSLSICDNTDIKDLYTKYGGPYKCGSISGTSTIVLSLQAISSVIFCWIFLQFKSI, from the exons ATGTAtt CCATGAATCACATTTTGTTGGTGAGTTGTCTAG CGGTGTTTGGCGGGCACGTCGACGGAGCTTACAAGGTATGTAACAAGGAGACAGTCGATCCGGCATGGAATAAGTGTGACGAAACCTATTTCGTATCACAAGTAAAGGATGAGGCTTCAATGAAAAAAATGTGCAAACG TGTTGAATGCTTGGTGAAATGCAAAAAGGATGCAGTGGGTGACTGTGACAAGCGCGAGGAATTTCGTGAATATCTTTTCATGTACGATCCGGAGATGTGGAAGGTCTATTATAGGTTTACCTGCTCAAATCTTGAGT CGGTAATGCAACTGTTTGACAGAGGATGTGTACAGAAGACTGTATGTGATACTGGAAGCATTGGAAAGAATTTCAATCCTGCGGAAAAAGACAAGAAAGTTTTGTGCAG TTCGTTTGAGGCTATGCGTAAATGTGTCAGTATGGGTCCAGGGGGAACATGCACTGCCGCGggggccaagtttcatgaagatattagGAAAATAGGATATTCTCTTTCTATTTGTGACAACACAGACATCAAAGATTTATATACTAAGTATGGTGGACCTTACAAATGT GGGAGTATCTCGGGGACATCAACAATAGTGCTTTCACTTCAAGCTATTAGTTCCgtcatattttgttggatatTCCTCCAGTTCAAAAGCATAtag